GCAGCTTCTGGAAGGTCGAGTAATGCTGCAGATCACGCCGCAGATGAAGATCCTGGTCGCCGTCGCGCCGGTCGACTTCCGCAAGGGGATTGATGGGCTCGTTGGGTTGTGCAAGGAGGCGTTCGAGCAAGACGCCTTTAGCGGCACGCTCTTCGTATTTCGCAATCGGCGGGCCACGGCGATCAAGGCGCTGGTGTACGACGGTCAGGGTTTTTGGCTGTGCCACAAGCGGCTTTCCGAGGGGCGGTTCCGCTGGTGGCCGACCAGCCCAGCGGGCGTGAGCCAGGCGCTGGCCGCACACCAGTTGCAGGTTCTGTTTTCGGCAGGCAATCCCACGGCGACCTGTGCGGCGCCCGATTGGCGTCCGGTGGGGCCGCGGACCTGACATTCGCGCCATCTTTCGTCCCTTCCGCGCGGCCATACTCCTCTTGCGTTTTCCGCGAGTTCCTTGCTAAGAG
This sequence is a window from Hyphomicrobiales bacterium. Protein-coding genes within it:
- the tnpB gene encoding IS66 family insertion sequence element accessory protein TnpB (TnpB, as the term is used for proteins encoded by IS66 family insertion elements, is considered an accessory protein, since TnpC, encoded by a neighboring gene, is a DDE family transposase.) → MLQITPQMKILVAVAPVDFRKGIDGLVGLCKEAFEQDAFSGTLFVFRNRRATAIKALVYDGQGFWLCHKRLSEGRFRWWPTSPAGVSQALAAHQLQVLFSAGNPTATCAAPDWRPVGPRT